A genomic stretch from Primulina huaijiensis isolate GDHJ02 unplaced genomic scaffold, ASM1229523v2 scaffold7585_ERROPOS129901+, whole genome shotgun sequence includes:
- the LOC140970563 gene encoding pentatricopeptide repeat-containing protein At5g14080 — MRRPVSELATVISRALITSSDHKVSSQAWTPALEQTLHRLGCRESLSPTLVARVIDPFLLHHHSLAFGFFNWASQQPGFSHTSATYQSVLKSLSTSRQFNSIDKVLKQVRVHKVPLEPSVYGSIIASFVAGKKVHMAFTVFCEFVPDILLVGPEICNSLLAALASEGSMKSARKVFDEMIQGGVGLSTLGFGVFVWWVSRKNGLEEVLSLLDEVRKVDFSGINGSVIALLVVHGSCIEFKGRDAVHALEELRKRECKPDFMAYRVAAEMLREMGSVADVHMVLKKKRKLGVAPRGDDYKEFIFRLVSERLIREAKELGKVIVDGNFPIEDDVLNVLIGSVSTVDPLCAVSFLKFMLEKGRMPTLLTLTNLSENLGKHEKGDELVDIFQLLSGKEYFKSFESYNIMVSLLCKARRVKEAYSVLQEMKKKGFCPDVSSYNLLLETCCREDLVRPAKRLWDEMFTSGCGGNLETYNILIRKFSEIGQIEDACHMFNHMFGKGLDPDATAYLFLLQGLCRAKDLEKALEVFNKSVEQDVTLAATLLNTFVLCLCREGFCNQASKLLCGLICDVKCIESHVTFLTYLANNGEPALASEHIKWVADNSQVLLHGIQTKLSGSLSSSSNSDPVLWLLREMIKISNGVPKNELPPVKINFASYKMI, encoded by the exons ATGAGGCGTCCGGTTTCTGAGTTGGCGACTGTAATAAGCCGAGCGCTTATCACCTCATCAGATCACAAGGTGTCGTCGCAGGCGTGGACTCCCGCTCTGGAGCAAACCCTCCACAGACTCGGTTGCCGGGAATCACTCAGCCCGACGCTAGTGGCAAGGGTCATCGACCCGTTTCTCCTGCATCACCATTCTCTTGCGTTCGGATTCTTCAACTGGGCCTCCCAACAGCCGGGGTTTTCTCATACCTCCGCCACTTACCAATCAGTCCTCAAGTCCCTCTCCACTTCCCGGCAATTCAATTCAATCGACAAGGTTTTGAAGCAGGTCAGAGTTCACAAAGTCCCTCTTGAGCCGTCTGTTTATGGCTCGATCATCGCTTCGTTTGTTGCGGGGAAGAAAGTCCATATGGCATTTACGGTTTTCTGCGAATTTGTTCCCGACATTTTGTTGGTGGGACCAGAAATTTGTAACTCACTTCTCGCGGCTCTGGCTTCTGAAGGGAGTATGAAGAGTGCACGAAaagtgtttgatgaaatgattcagGGAGGTGTTGGATTGAGTactcttggttttggtgttttTGTGTGGTGGGTTTCTAGAAAAAATGGATTGGAGGAGGTTTTGAGTTTGTTAGATGAAGTCAGAAAGGTTGATTTTTCAGGGATTAATGGGTCAGTTATTGCATTGTTGGTGGTTCATGGATCGTGCATAGAGTTTAAAGGCAGAGATGCCGTTCATGCTTTGGAAGAGTTGAGGAAAAGAGAGTGTAAGCCTGATTTTATGGCTTACAGAGTTGCTGCTGAGATGTTGCGTGAGATGGGAAGTGTGGCAGATGTGCATATGGTTTTAAAGAAGAAACGTAAATTAGGAGTGGCTCCAAGGGGTGATGACTACAAAGAATTTATTTTTAGGTTGGTTTCAGAAAGATTGATCCGTGAAGCAAAGGAATTGGGGAAAGTAATTGTAGATGGGAACTTTCCAATCGAGGATGATGTCCTCAACGTCTTAATAGGATCTGTATCAACTGTCGACCCTCTGTGTGCTGTCTcgtttttaaagttcatgcttGAGAAAGGAAGAATGCCAACTTTACTTACCTTGACAAACTTGAGTGAGAATCTTGGTAAGCATGAAAAAGGAGATGAATTGGTTGATATTTTCCAACTCTTGTCGGGAAAAGAGTATTTCAAGAGTTTTGAGAGTTACAATATTATGGTTTCACTCCTTTGCAAGGCTAGGAGGGTTAAAGAAGCTTATTCGGTTCTGCAGGAGATGAAGAAGAAAGGCTTTTGCCCAGATGTTTCATCTTATAATTTGCTTCTCGAAACGTGCTGCAGGGAGGATCTAGTTCGTCCCGCTAAACGCCTATGGGACGAGATGTTTACCAGTGGTTGTGGTGGTAACCTGGAGACTTATAATATTCTTATTCGAAAGTTCTCAGAAATTGGCCAGATTGAAGATGCGTGTCACATGTTCAACCACATGTTTGGAAAAGGTCTGGATCCTGATGCTACAGCGTACTTGTTCCTGCTACAAGGCCTTTGCCGGGCGAAAGATCTTGAAAAAGCCCTTGAAGTCTTCAACAAGTCAGTTGAACAGGATGTAACACTCGCAGCTACCTTACTGAATACATTTGTTCTCTGCCTTTGTAGAGAAG GTTTTTGTAATCAAGCGTCTAAGTTACTGTGTGGTCTTATATGTGATGTGAAATGTATAGAGTCCCATGTGACTTTTCTGACATACTTGGCCAACAATGGAGAGCCTGCATTGGCATCAGAACACATAAAATGGGTTGCAGATAATTCGCAGGTTTTACTCCATGGTATTCAAACCAAACTATCGGGGTCACTTTCATCTTCATCAAATTCAGATCCAGTCCTGTGGTTGTTAAGGGAAATGATAAAAATCTCCAATGGTGTGCCGAAAAACGAATTGCCACCTGTCAAGATTAACTTTGCTTCATataaaatgatttga